From the Planctomycetota bacterium genome, the window GTCTTTTGTTCAGCGTCGGCGACGCAGGAGCAAGCCACCAAGTGCTAGCGCACTGAGCGATGCCGGCTCGGGGATCGCGGCGTCGACGCTGACGAGTGCCGCGAGCGGGGTGTCGGTGTCCCCCACGAGGCCGATGGCGTAGATCGTGTACACCTTGCCGGCCTCGACGGTCACGCCGGGAACGTCGAGGACGGAGCCGGCGGCCGGGTTGGCGTCAAGGAGAACTTCAAGGTCGTAGCTGCCTCCCGGAACGGTGACGTAGCCGCCCGAGGTGAACTGATCGACCGCGTCGAAGAGCGGATCGGTCGAGCCGGCGACAAAGATATCGACCGTGGGGGCGTTGCTCGATGCGTGGACGAAACGGACGCGGGCGTTGTTCGGGTCGATGTGGTTGTCATCGATGAGCGGCAGCGGTTGCAGGGCCGGCGTCCCGCCGAGCAGACCGACCGCCGCGATGGTGTAATCCGTATCCGCGTCGATCGGGAAGTTGTCGACGTCGATGCCGACCACGGAGTTGTCGGAGTCGAGTACGACGTCGATGTCGTAGTTGCCGGTCGGTACCGGGAGGTAATCGGTGACGCTTGGGTAACTCGCGGCGTCGAAGAGCAGCCCCTTGTCACCGCCTGTCAGGCCGGCGAGTACATCGACGGTGGGAGTGTTGGGTGAAAGGTGGGCGACGCGAACGTCGGCGGTGGCGATAGTGGCGGTGCCGGCGATGGCAGCGGCGGCAAACAGGGCGTTTCGGCGAAGCATGTGGATTCTCTCCTTGAGGTTCACGGACAATGATCCGGCCCGCAATACGTTGATGCAGGCCGTTGCCGTGAAGAGTCGTCGGCCATTGTGAGGC encodes:
- a CDS encoding DUF4397 domain-containing protein — its product is MLRRNALFAAAAIAGTATIATADVRVAHLSPNTPTVDVLAGLTGGDKGLLFDAASYPSVTDYLPVPTGNYDIDVVLDSDNSVVGIDVDNFPIDADTDYTIAAVGLLGGTPALQPLPLIDDNHIDPNNARVRFVHASSNAPTVDIFVAGSTDPLFDAVDQFTSGGYVTVPGGSYDLEVLLDANPAAGSVLDVPGVTVEAGKVYTIYAIGLVGDTDTPLAALVSVDAAIPEPASLSALALGGLLLRRRR